The Natribaculum luteum genome contains the following window.
TCATGAAGTCCGCGCCTGCGGAGAACGCCTTCGAGCCGGCACCCGTCAGCAAGAGCGCGCGAACGTCGTCGTCCTCCTCGACGAGGTCGAGTGCGGCGTCGAGTTCCTCGATGAGTTCCAGGCTGATGGAGTTCATCTGCTGGGGGCGGTTGAGTTCGATCTGTGCGACCTTGTCACCGGAGTAGGTCAGTTCGATCGTGTCGAACTCTGGCGCGCCGTCTTCGTCGTCCGTGTCGTCGTAGAAGCCGCCTTCCTCGGCGACGGTAGCGAAGTAGTCGAAGGGCTCGTACCGTGGGTGTTCGGTCTCCTCGTAGGCGTCCTCGAGGGCGTCGAAGAGCGTGGCGATGCCGTATTCGTCGGCGAACTTCGCGGGTCCTTTCGGCCAGCGCCCGCCGAGTTTGACCGCGGTGTCGATCTCCTCGGGCGAGGCGACGTCGTTCCCGACGAGGAAGGCGACTTCGTTCGCGAGCACGGCCAGCAGGCGTTCCTTGACGGCCTCGCTGAACAGGTCCTCGTCCATCGAGACGTCCGCGCCGTCACCGTCCTCGTAGTCGTAGAAGCCTTTGCCGGACTTCTGGCCGAACTCCTCGTTCTCGACTTTCTCGTTCATCAGCGGACACGGCTCGTAACGATCGCCCGCGACATCGTGCATGTACTCGAGGACGTGGTAGCCGACGTCGATGCCGACGTAGTCTGCGAGTTCGAAACTCCCCATCGGCAGCCCGACGTCGAACTTCGTCGTCGCGTCGATCTCCTCGATGGTGGCGACGTCGTCCTCGACGAGCCAGGCGGCCTCGTTCATCAGCGGGACGAGGATGCGGTTGACGATGAACCCGGGGACGTCCTTCCGGACGCGTACTGGCGTCTTCCCGAAGTCCTCCGCGAGCGCCTCGACGACGTCGAGCGTGGCGTCGTCGGTGTGCTCGCCGGAGATGACCTCGACGAGGTCCATCCGGATCGGCGGGTTGAAAAAGTGCATCCCGCAGAACCGTTCGGGACGCTCCGTGAACTCCGAGAGGTCGGTGATCGACAGACTCGAGGTGTTCGTCGTGAAGACGGCGTGGTCTGGGGCAAAGGCCTCGACGTCCTCCCAGACGTCCCGTTTGATCTCCATCTTCTCTGGAACGGCCTCGATGACGACGTCGGCGTCGGCGACGGCCTCCTCGAGGTCGACGAGCGGCGTCACCCGTTCGAGGGCGGCGTCGGCGTCGTCCTCGGTTATCTGGTCGCTCTCGGCGAGTTTGCCCAGCGACCACTCGATCTGGTCGTAGCCGTTCTGGACGAACTCGTCGTTGATGTCACGCATGTTGACGTCGTACCCTGAGAGGGCGGCGACTTCACTGATCCCGTGACCCATGTTGCCGGCACCGAGAACTGCGATGGTGTTGATTTCCTCGAGTTCCATAGTCGAGTATGCAACCGGAACCCGTTTGAACGTTTCCCTCTCTCGAAAACAAAACTCTGTTTCAGTTTACTCCCGGTTACAAAGCTCTTTATCGTTCAGGCAAGAATGCGACGTTATGGATTTCGGACTTACTGACGAACAACAACAGATTCGCGAGGAAGTTCGACGCTTCGCCGAGAACGAGATCGC
Protein-coding sequences here:
- a CDS encoding 3-hydroxyacyl-CoA dehydrogenase/enoyl-CoA hydratase family protein, translating into MELEEINTIAVLGAGNMGHGISEVAALSGYDVNMRDINDEFVQNGYDQIEWSLGKLAESDQITEDDADAALERVTPLVDLEEAVADADVVIEAVPEKMEIKRDVWEDVEAFAPDHAVFTTNTSSLSITDLSEFTERPERFCGMHFFNPPIRMDLVEVISGEHTDDATLDVVEALAEDFGKTPVRVRKDVPGFIVNRILVPLMNEAAWLVEDDVATIEEIDATTKFDVGLPMGSFELADYVGIDVGYHVLEYMHDVAGDRYEPCPLMNEKVENEEFGQKSGKGFYDYEDGDGADVSMDEDLFSEAVKERLLAVLANEVAFLVGNDVASPEEIDTAVKLGGRWPKGPAKFADEYGIATLFDALEDAYEETEHPRYEPFDYFATVAEEGGFYDDTDDEDGAPEFDTIELTYSGDKVAQIELNRPQQMNSISLELIEELDAALDLVEEDDDVRALLLTGAGSKAFSAGADFMSIAGSGTDPFGAVELSKYGQETFGRLEEIEMPVVAAIDGYCLGGGMELATCADVRIATTRSEFGQPEFDLGLLPGWGGTQRLQRIVGMGRAKEIIFTAERFPAEEMAEYGFVNEVVEPDEFETAAHEYAAKLAGGPPLAMRFTKRAMHSGWDNHEAGLEVESMGFGHVVNSEDVHEGINAFFGDDEPEFEGK